The Mycobacterium sp. 3519A genome contains a region encoding:
- a CDS encoding GDP-mannose 4,6-dehydratase, which translates to MGGRYQGNAASGRRALITGITGQDGGYLTELLLSKGYEVYGLVRGQNNPKEPALRAEFPEVHILHGDLLDMSSLVSAMHVAQPDEVYNLAAVTFVAYSWQNPRLTFDVTGGGVLNMLEAVRLYQQVSGHDVRYYQASSAEMFGNAQEIPLRESSPFYPRSPYGAAKAYGHYMTVNYRESYGMHASSAMLFNHESPRRGTEFVTRRISQAVARISLGLQDTISLGNLQAQRDWGFAGDYVEAMHLMLQQDKPDDYVLATGEAHSVAEFLDVAFAVIGIDDWSPHVRVDAAQLRPADVNVLIGDAAKARSVLGWKPRMSFVELVALMVESDIEAQSMAALRR; encoded by the coding sequence GTGGGTGGACGGTACCAGGGGAACGCTGCCTCCGGCAGAAGAGCGCTGATCACCGGTATCACCGGGCAGGACGGCGGTTACCTGACCGAGTTGCTGTTGAGCAAGGGTTACGAGGTGTACGGCCTGGTCCGCGGCCAGAACAACCCGAAAGAACCCGCCCTTCGCGCCGAATTTCCCGAAGTCCACATTCTGCACGGTGATCTGCTCGACATGTCCAGCCTGGTGTCGGCCATGCATGTGGCGCAGCCCGACGAGGTGTACAACCTCGCAGCCGTGACCTTCGTGGCGTACTCGTGGCAAAACCCGCGGTTGACGTTCGACGTCACCGGCGGCGGTGTGCTCAACATGCTCGAGGCGGTGCGGCTGTACCAGCAGGTGTCCGGCCACGACGTGCGCTACTACCAGGCGTCGAGCGCTGAGATGTTCGGCAACGCGCAAGAGATCCCGTTGCGGGAATCGAGTCCGTTCTATCCCCGGTCCCCGTACGGCGCGGCCAAGGCGTACGGGCACTACATGACGGTGAACTACCGCGAGTCCTATGGCATGCATGCCAGCTCGGCGATGTTGTTCAACCATGAATCACCGCGCCGCGGAACGGAGTTCGTGACGCGGCGGATCAGCCAGGCGGTGGCGCGAATTTCGCTCGGGCTGCAGGACACCATCTCGCTGGGCAATCTGCAGGCGCAACGCGACTGGGGCTTCGCGGGCGACTACGTCGAGGCCATGCACCTGATGCTGCAGCAGGACAAGCCCGACGATTACGTGTTGGCCACCGGCGAAGCCCATTCCGTCGCCGAATTCCTCGACGTCGCGTTCGCGGTCATCGGTATCGACGACTGGTCGCCGCACGTCAGGGTCGACGCGGCCCAACTACGACCCGCCGACGTCAACGTGCTGATCGGAGACGCGGCCAAGGCGCGGTCGGTGTTGGGCTGGAAGCCACGCATGTCGTTCGTCGAACTCGTGGCATTGATGGTCGAGAGCGACATCGAGGCCCAGTCGATGGCCGCGTTGCGGCGCTAG
- a CDS encoding enoyl-CoA hydratase → MSEPLVLTADHGAVRLLTLNRPGARNALSRDLIKATYTALTDADADEAVRAVVLTGSDPAFCAGVDLKEAQRDGLKYFEEFRSQSCIAAVANMRTPIIGAINGATFTGGLEMALGCDFLVASDRAVFADTHARVGILPGGGMTARLPQVVGMAMARRLSMTGEVVDAARAERIGLVTEVVPHGQLLERALQLATQITEVPRPTMLGLKEIYTTGAAAVVDPALAAEAAIAFAQHRDFDGLGDTFRAVSERNKRQIDG, encoded by the coding sequence ATGTCCGAACCGCTTGTCCTGACCGCTGACCACGGCGCGGTCAGACTGCTGACGCTCAACCGGCCCGGCGCCAGGAACGCGCTGAGCCGCGATCTGATCAAGGCCACGTACACCGCGCTGACCGACGCCGATGCCGACGAGGCGGTGCGCGCCGTGGTGCTGACGGGGTCGGATCCGGCGTTCTGCGCGGGCGTCGACCTCAAGGAGGCGCAGCGCGACGGGCTGAAGTACTTCGAGGAGTTCCGGTCACAGAGCTGCATCGCCGCGGTGGCCAACATGCGCACTCCGATCATCGGAGCGATCAACGGGGCGACGTTCACTGGCGGGCTCGAGATGGCGCTCGGCTGCGACTTCCTGGTGGCGTCGGACCGCGCGGTGTTCGCCGATACGCATGCCCGCGTCGGCATCCTGCCTGGGGGCGGAATGACCGCGCGGCTACCCCAGGTGGTCGGAATGGCGATGGCACGGCGACTGTCCATGACAGGCGAGGTGGTCGACGCCGCCCGCGCTGAGCGCATCGGCCTGGTGACCGAGGTGGTGCCGCACGGTCAACTGCTCGAGCGGGCGTTGCAGTTGGCGACCCAGATCACCGAGGTGCCAAGACCAACCATGTTGGGGCTCAAGGAGATCTACACGACCGGGGCGGCCGCGGTGGTCGACCCCGCGCTCGCCGCCGAAGCGGCGATCGCGTTCGCACAGCACCGGGATTTCGACGGTCTTGGTGATACGTTCCGCGCCGTGAGTGAGCGCAACAAGCGCCAGATCGACGGCTAG
- a CDS encoding phosphotransferase family protein: protein MATEPAVEDVSRLEHSSRDLSTLPEVMSDWLATVMPGGVRPEITVESGVDSNGMSSETIILTGRWDGNEQKWVARVAPTAGDVPVFSSYRMDHQFDVIRLVGEKTDVPVPRVRWLEPTGAVLGTPFFLMDYVEGEVPPDVMPYTFGNNWFADAPAERQRELQDSTVEVIAKLHSIPEPEKTFGFLDDGSEPNALRRNLNWLQSWYQFAVPDIGRSELLERALDWLETNWPADVAAKDPVLVWGDSRVGNVLYQDFRPVAVLDWEMAVLGPREMDIAWIIFAHMVFQELAGLAGLPGLPDFMREEDVKATYAELAGVELGDLHWFYVYSGVIWACVFMRTSARRVRFGEIEKPDDVESLFYHGSVLKRLIGEA, encoded by the coding sequence GTGGCTACTGAACCGGCTGTCGAAGATGTCAGCCGCCTCGAACACTCGAGTCGTGACCTGAGCACCCTGCCCGAGGTGATGTCGGACTGGTTGGCGACCGTGATGCCGGGCGGTGTCAGGCCCGAGATCACCGTCGAAAGCGGCGTCGACTCCAACGGCATGTCGTCGGAGACGATCATCCTGACCGGCCGCTGGGACGGCAATGAACAGAAGTGGGTGGCGCGAGTGGCGCCTACCGCCGGAGACGTGCCGGTGTTCTCGTCATACCGGATGGACCACCAGTTCGACGTTATCCGGCTCGTCGGCGAGAAGACCGACGTGCCGGTCCCGCGCGTGCGCTGGCTCGAACCGACAGGTGCAGTGCTCGGCACACCGTTCTTCCTGATGGACTACGTCGAGGGTGAGGTGCCGCCGGACGTCATGCCGTACACGTTCGGCAACAACTGGTTCGCCGACGCCCCCGCCGAGCGTCAGCGGGAACTGCAGGACAGCACCGTCGAGGTGATCGCCAAGCTCCATTCGATTCCCGAACCCGAGAAGACGTTCGGCTTCCTCGACGACGGCAGTGAGCCGAATGCGTTGCGGCGCAATCTCAATTGGCTGCAGTCCTGGTATCAGTTCGCCGTTCCCGACATCGGCCGCTCGGAACTACTCGAACGTGCGCTGGACTGGTTGGAGACGAACTGGCCCGCCGACGTCGCCGCCAAGGACCCGGTGCTGGTGTGGGGCGACTCCCGCGTCGGCAACGTGCTCTACCAGGACTTCCGGCCGGTTGCCGTGCTGGACTGGGAGATGGCCGTACTCGGTCCCCGGGAGATGGACATCGCGTGGATCATCTTCGCCCACATGGTCTTTCAAGAGCTGGCCGGCTTGGCCGGATTGCCCGGGCTGCCGGACTTCATGCGCGAGGAGGACGTCAAGGCGACGTACGCCGAGCTGGCCGGTGTCGAGTTGGGCGACCTGCACTGGTTCTACGTGTACTCCGGTGTGATCTGGGCGTGTGTGTTCATGCGGACCAGCGCGCGACGGGTGCGGTTCGGCGAGATCGAGAAACCGGACGACGTGGAATCGCTGTTCTATCACGGCTCGGTGCTCAAACGGCTGATCGGAGAGGCGTAA
- a CDS encoding NADH-quinone oxidoreductase subunit J produces the protein MLAALSADTVGHTSTTEAALFWVLGTVAVLGAVGVVAAPKAVYSAMFLATTMIVLAIFYIAQGALFLGVVQVVVYTGAVMMLFLFVLMLIGVDSSESLVETIRGQRVAAIIVGLGFGVLVIAGIGSVSVSGFTGLAEANAGGNVDGLAVLIFTKYLWAFESTGALLITAALGAMVLAHRERFERRKSQRELAQERFQPGGHPTTLPNPGVYARNNAVDIAARLPDGSPAELSVSAILQKRTVGQASGRNGDS, from the coding sequence ATCCTCGCTGCGCTCTCGGCGGACACCGTCGGACACACGTCGACGACGGAGGCGGCGCTGTTCTGGGTGCTCGGCACGGTCGCGGTGCTTGGCGCCGTCGGCGTGGTGGCCGCGCCGAAAGCGGTGTATTCGGCGATGTTCCTGGCCACCACGATGATCGTGCTGGCCATCTTCTACATCGCCCAGGGCGCGCTGTTCCTCGGTGTGGTGCAAGTCGTGGTCTACACCGGCGCCGTGATGATGCTGTTCCTGTTCGTGCTGATGCTGATCGGTGTCGACTCGTCCGAATCGTTGGTCGAAACGATTCGGGGGCAACGGGTTGCGGCCATCATCGTCGGCCTCGGATTCGGTGTTCTGGTCATCGCGGGCATCGGCAGCGTCTCGGTGAGCGGATTCACCGGGCTGGCCGAAGCCAACGCCGGCGGCAACGTCGACGGCCTCGCGGTGCTCATCTTCACGAAGTACCTGTGGGCGTTCGAGTCGACCGGCGCCCTGTTGATCACCGCCGCCCTTGGGGCGATGGTGTTGGCGCACCGCGAACGCTTCGAGCGGCGTAAGTCGCAACGGGAACTGGCGCAGGAGCGTTTCCAGCCCGGTGGACATCCGACCACCCTGCCCAATCCCGGGGTGTACGCGCGCAACAACGCCGTCGACATCGCCGCCCGACTGCCGGACGGCTCGCCCGCCGAGCTGTCGGTCAGCGCCATCTTGCAGAAACGAACCGTCGGTCAGGCCAGCGGCAGGAACGGTGACTCGTGA
- the nuoL gene encoding NADH-quinone oxidoreductase subunit L, which produces MITLVWLVIALPLAGAAILLLAGRRSNGWGHLLGCLAALGSFAAGVVLFVDMLGRHAEDRVVHQNLFSWVPVGGLHVDFGLQLDALSMCFVLLITGVGSLIHIYSIGYMAEDPERRRFFAYLNLFLSAMLLLVLADNYLGLYVGWEGVGLASYLLIGFWQHKPSAATAAKKAFVVNRVGDMGLAIALMVMFAYIGSISYAGVFAAAPQLSEGTLNAIGLLLLLAACGKSAQVPLQSWLGDAMEGPTPVSALIHAATMVTAGVYLIVRSGPVFDLAPGAQVGVVIVGTVTLLFGAIVGCAKDDIKKALAASTMSQIGYMVLAAGLGPAGYAFAIMHLLTHGFFKAGLFLGAGSVMHAMNDEVNMRRYGGLRKALPITFATFGLGYLAIIGVPPLAGFFSKDGIIEAALGAGGIKGPILGGAAILGAGITAFYMTRVMLMTFFGEKRWAEGVHPHEAPAVMTWPMILLAVGSVFSGGVFAIGGTLQKWLEPVVGAHEEAHAVPVWVATTVILVVVAAGIVIAYRMYAKQAVPEEVPAGSALTVAARHDLYGDAFNERVFMRPGALLTEGLVEIDDDAVDGAANGLAALVGRVSDAFRKLQTGFARSYALSMLAGAALVVAAILAVQLW; this is translated from the coding sequence ATGATAACTCTGGTGTGGCTGGTGATCGCCCTCCCACTGGCGGGGGCGGCCATCCTTCTGCTCGCGGGCAGGCGATCCAACGGCTGGGGGCACCTGCTGGGATGCCTGGCGGCGCTGGGCTCCTTCGCTGCCGGTGTGGTGTTGTTCGTCGACATGCTCGGCCGCCATGCCGAAGACCGTGTGGTGCACCAAAACCTGTTCTCCTGGGTGCCGGTCGGCGGTCTGCATGTGGACTTCGGCCTGCAACTGGATGCGCTGTCCATGTGCTTCGTGCTGCTGATCACCGGCGTGGGGTCGCTGATCCACATCTATTCGATCGGCTACATGGCCGAAGACCCTGAGCGCAGACGGTTTTTCGCCTATCTCAACCTGTTCCTGTCTGCGATGCTGCTGTTGGTGTTGGCCGACAACTACCTCGGCCTCTACGTCGGATGGGAAGGCGTCGGCCTGGCGTCCTACCTGCTGATCGGGTTCTGGCAGCACAAGCCGTCAGCGGCCACCGCGGCCAAGAAGGCGTTCGTCGTCAACCGCGTGGGTGACATGGGGCTGGCCATCGCGTTGATGGTGATGTTCGCCTACATCGGGTCGATCTCGTACGCGGGCGTGTTCGCCGCCGCGCCGCAACTCAGCGAAGGCACGCTCAACGCAATCGGGCTGCTGCTGTTACTCGCGGCGTGCGGCAAGTCGGCGCAGGTGCCGCTGCAATCCTGGCTGGGCGATGCGATGGAAGGTCCCACGCCGGTGTCGGCGCTCATCCACGCCGCCACCATGGTCACCGCGGGTGTGTACCTGATCGTGCGGTCCGGCCCCGTGTTCGACCTGGCGCCCGGCGCCCAAGTAGGTGTCGTCATCGTGGGCACGGTCACGCTGCTGTTCGGCGCGATCGTCGGTTGCGCCAAAGACGACATCAAGAAAGCCCTTGCGGCGTCGACCATGTCGCAGATCGGCTACATGGTGCTGGCCGCGGGTCTCGGCCCTGCCGGTTACGCCTTCGCGATCATGCATCTGCTCACCCACGGCTTCTTCAAGGCCGGACTGTTCCTCGGCGCCGGTTCGGTCATGCACGCCATGAACGACGAAGTGAACATGCGCCGCTACGGCGGATTGCGCAAGGCGCTGCCGATCACCTTCGCCACGTTCGGCCTCGGCTACCTGGCGATCATCGGCGTGCCGCCGCTGGCCGGCTTCTTCTCCAAGGACGGCATCATCGAGGCCGCGTTGGGTGCCGGCGGGATCAAGGGCCCGATCCTCGGCGGCGCCGCGATCCTCGGCGCGGGCATCACCGCGTTCTACATGACCCGGGTGATGCTGATGACGTTCTTCGGCGAAAAGCGTTGGGCGGAAGGCGTTCATCCGCATGAGGCGCCCGCGGTCATGACGTGGCCGATGATCCTGCTCGCCGTCGGATCGGTGTTCTCCGGTGGTGTTTTCGCGATCGGCGGCACTTTGCAGAAGTGGCTCGAACCGGTCGTCGGCGCGCACGAGGAGGCGCACGCCGTTCCGGTGTGGGTGGCCACCACCGTGATCCTGGTTGTGGTGGCCGCGGGCATCGTGATCGCGTACCGGATGTACGCCAAGCAGGCCGTCCCTGAAGAGGTGCCCGCCGGATCGGCGCTCACTGTCGCTGCGCGACACGACCTTTACGGCGATGCGTTCAACGAGCGGGTGTTCATGCGACCGGGCGCGCTGCTCACCGAGGGGCTCGTCGAGATCGACGACGACGCGGTGGACGGTGCGGCGAACGGTCTGGCCGCGCTCGTCGGCCGGGTCTCGGACGCATTCCGGAAACTGCAGACCGGCTTCGCCCGGTCGTATGCGTTGTCGATGTTGGCCGGTGCGGCCCTGGTGGTCGCCGCCATCCTGGCGGTGCAGCTGTGGTGA
- a CDS encoding NADH-quinone oxidoreductase subunit M: MVTSLPWLTILWAIPTLGAALLMLLPAAQRTTVKWLALLISLAVLAVTLVIAVGFQPGGEQYQFVESHRWIPSFGTGYILGVDGIALALVVLTAVLVPLLIIAGWNDADHQIGLRGRSVHTYLALTLAVEGMVLISLVSLDILLFYVFFEAMLIPMYFLIGGFGGENRSKAAVKFLLYNLFGGLIMLAAVIGLYVVTAQSDAFAAGTFDFRAIVAAVSSGQFVMSPAVMNLLFGGFMFAFAVKAPLWPFHRWLPDAAVEATPASAVLMMAVMDKVGTFGMLRYCLQLFPDASMYFRPLIITLAVIGIVYGAIVAIGQVDVMRLIAYTSISHFGFIILGIFVMTTQGQSGSTLYMVNHGISTAALFLIAGFLVSRRGTRLIAAYGGVQKVAPILAGTFLVAGLATLSLPGLAPFISEFLVLIGTFTRYPAFAVFASLALVLSAIYILWMYQRMMTGPVKEDNHGLRDLVPRELAVVAPLIALLLLLGVYPKPALDVINPAVSHTLTTVNQPDPAPRMAEGPVR; the protein is encoded by the coding sequence GTGGTGACCTCGCTCCCCTGGCTCACGATCCTGTGGGCGATTCCGACGCTCGGCGCGGCGCTGCTGATGCTGCTGCCGGCGGCGCAACGCACCACTGTCAAGTGGCTGGCGCTGCTGATCTCGCTGGCGGTGCTCGCGGTCACGTTGGTGATCGCGGTCGGCTTCCAGCCGGGCGGTGAGCAGTATCAGTTCGTCGAATCCCACAGGTGGATCCCGTCATTCGGCACCGGTTACATCCTGGGCGTCGATGGCATCGCCCTGGCGCTGGTGGTGCTGACGGCCGTGCTGGTGCCGCTGCTGATCATCGCGGGCTGGAACGACGCTGACCACCAGATAGGCCTGCGCGGTCGGTCGGTGCACACCTATCTGGCGCTGACGCTGGCCGTCGAGGGCATGGTGCTCATCTCCCTGGTGTCGCTCGACATTCTGCTGTTCTACGTGTTCTTCGAAGCCATGCTGATCCCGATGTACTTCCTGATCGGCGGATTCGGCGGCGAGAACCGGTCCAAGGCGGCGGTGAAGTTCCTGCTGTACAACCTCTTCGGCGGCCTGATCATGCTCGCCGCGGTGATCGGCCTGTACGTGGTGACCGCGCAAAGCGACGCGTTCGCCGCAGGCACCTTCGACTTCCGCGCGATCGTCGCGGCGGTGTCCAGCGGTCAGTTCGTGATGAGCCCGGCGGTGATGAACCTGTTGTTCGGCGGGTTCATGTTCGCCTTCGCGGTCAAGGCGCCGCTGTGGCCGTTCCACCGCTGGCTGCCCGACGCCGCGGTGGAAGCCACCCCGGCCAGCGCGGTGCTGATGATGGCCGTGATGGACAAGGTCGGCACATTCGGCATGCTGCGCTACTGCCTGCAGTTGTTCCCAGACGCCTCAATGTATTTCCGGCCGCTGATCATCACGCTGGCCGTGATCGGAATCGTCTACGGTGCGATCGTCGCGATCGGCCAGGTCGACGTGATGCGGCTGATCGCCTACACGTCGATCTCCCACTTCGGCTTCATCATCCTCGGCATCTTCGTGATGACCACCCAGGGCCAATCCGGATCGACGCTGTACATGGTCAACCACGGCATCTCCACCGCTGCGCTCTTCCTGATCGCCGGATTCCTGGTGTCGCGCAGGGGTACTCGCCTCATCGCCGCCTATGGCGGGGTGCAGAAAGTGGCACCGATCCTGGCGGGCACCTTCCTGGTCGCCGGCCTTGCTACGTTGTCCCTGCCGGGCCTTGCGCCGTTCATCAGTGAATTCCTGGTGTTGATCGGAACATTCACGCGGTACCCGGCGTTCGCGGTGTTCGCGTCGTTGGCGCTGGTGTTGTCTGCGATCTACATCCTGTGGATGTACCAGCGAATGATGACCGGCCCGGTCAAGGAGGACAACCACGGCCTGCGCGACCTGGTGCCACGCGAACTCGCCGTCGTCGCACCACTCATCGCGTTGTTGCTGTTGCTTGGGGTGTATCCCAAACCCGCGCTCGACGTGATCAATCCCGCCGTCAGCCACACACTGACCACCGTCAACCAGCCTGACCCGGCGCCACGGATGGCAGAAGGGCCGGTCCGATGA
- a CDS encoding PIG-L deacetylase family protein, which produces MLEPFPTNWRTALLLVPHPDDPEYGCAAAVAKWTAQGKAVHYALACRGEMGIEGMPPEQAGPLREIEQRRSAAVVGVGDVQFWDFPDSQIRNTPELREKIAETISRLRPDVVLTIYSGPEWAPGQPNQRDHIEFSNAVAAAYDSLHDPPRWLFENGPAVTHAEVIDDDCFERAVTSLAAHDVYLSVLDPSTPVVEQARAQVDMTTTPRPEFDGRRTVEFRLLRD; this is translated from the coding sequence ATGCTGGAGCCCTTCCCGACGAACTGGCGGACTGCACTGCTCCTCGTCCCGCATCCCGACGACCCCGAATACGGCTGCGCGGCGGCGGTTGCGAAGTGGACAGCGCAGGGCAAAGCCGTGCACTACGCACTGGCGTGCCGGGGCGAAATGGGCATCGAGGGCATGCCGCCCGAGCAGGCGGGGCCGCTGAGGGAGATCGAGCAGCGCCGGTCAGCCGCCGTCGTCGGGGTCGGCGACGTGCAGTTCTGGGACTTCCCCGACAGCCAGATCCGCAATACGCCCGAACTACGCGAGAAGATCGCCGAGACGATCAGCAGGCTGCGGCCCGACGTGGTGCTAACGATCTACAGCGGTCCGGAGTGGGCGCCGGGGCAGCCGAACCAGCGCGACCACATCGAGTTCTCGAATGCCGTTGCGGCAGCTTACGATTCGCTGCACGACCCGCCTCGGTGGTTGTTCGAGAATGGCCCCGCGGTGACCCATGCCGAGGTGATCGACGACGACTGTTTCGAGCGCGCCGTCACGTCGCTCGCGGCCCACGACGTGTACCTGTCGGTGCTCGACCCCTCGACGCCGGTTGTGGAGCAGGCCCGTGCGCAGGTGGACATGACGACAACGCCGCGGCCCGAGTTCGACGGCAGGCGGACCGTCGAGTTCAGGTTGCTCCGGGACTGA
- a CDS encoding TetR/AcrR family transcriptional regulator → MKADPPLVDKSRGRPRDARIDAAILRAAADLLVEIGYSNLTMAAVAERAGTTKTALYRRWSSKAELVHEAAFPAAPTAIETPPGNIAADIHAMIAAARDVFTSALVRAALPGLIADMAADADLNARVMSRFTDVFVAVRTRLADAVRRGEVHADVDPDRLVEVIGGATLLRVLLMPDEPLGEEWVAQTTAIVVHGVVA, encoded by the coding sequence ATGAAAGCAGACCCGCCTTTGGTTGACAAGAGCCGCGGGCGGCCACGGGATGCGCGCATCGACGCTGCCATTCTGCGGGCCGCGGCGGATCTGCTTGTGGAAATCGGATATTCGAACCTGACCATGGCTGCGGTGGCCGAGCGCGCAGGGACCACCAAGACCGCGCTGTATCGGCGCTGGTCGAGTAAGGCCGAATTGGTGCACGAGGCCGCGTTTCCGGCCGCGCCGACCGCGATCGAGACGCCGCCGGGCAACATCGCCGCCGATATCCACGCCATGATCGCCGCCGCCCGCGACGTGTTCACCAGCGCCCTGGTGCGTGCCGCGCTGCCCGGGCTGATCGCCGACATGGCCGCCGATGCCGACCTCAACGCGCGGGTGATGAGCCGCTTCACCGACGTGTTCGTCGCCGTGCGGACCCGATTGGCCGACGCCGTCCGGCGGGGCGAGGTGCACGCCGACGTCGACCCGGACCGCCTGGTCGAGGTGATCGGCGGCGCTACGCTGTTGCGCGTGCTGCTGATGCCCGACGAACCGCTCGGTGAGGAATGGGTAGCGCAGACGACCGCCATCGTGGTGCACGGGGTGGTGGCCTAG
- the nuoK gene encoding NADH-quinone oxidoreductase subunit NuoK: MNPDNYLYLSALLFTIGASGVLLRRNAIVMFMCVELMLNAANLAFVAFSRMHGHLDGQVVAFFTMVVAACEVVVGLAIIMTVFRTRRSASVDEASLLKN, from the coding sequence GTGAACCCGGATAATTACCTCTACTTGTCGGCGCTGCTGTTCACCATCGGCGCGTCAGGAGTGTTGTTGCGGCGCAACGCAATTGTCATGTTCATGTGCGTGGAGTTGATGCTCAACGCAGCGAACCTGGCCTTCGTCGCGTTCTCCCGCATGCACGGCCATCTGGACGGCCAGGTGGTGGCCTTCTTCACCATGGTGGTCGCCGCATGCGAGGTGGTGGTCGGGCTCGCGATCATCATGACCGTCTTCCGCACCCGCAGGTCGGCTTCCGTCGACGAAGCCAGTCTGCTGAAAAACTAA
- the nuoN gene encoding NADH-quinone oxidoreductase subunit NuoN, which produces MNVPTPTVEYGLLSPMLIVLGVAVLGVLVEAFLPRQRRYAAQLVLSLGGLAAAFVAVVGLARDLGGGVGRTAVMGAIAVDAPTLFLQATILLVGVLGILLIAERRRPASADDEIGPGLDAFTPQASAVAGSVVEKLATKAGVIQTEVFPLTMFAIGGMLLFPASDDLLTMFISLEVLSLPLYLLCGLARRRRLLSQEASVKYFLLGAFSSAFFLYGAAMLYGYAGTLNLGGIADAVTAGTGKTSLALLGTGLLLVGVLFKVGAVPFHSWIPDVYQGAPTPVTAFMAAATKIAAFGAMLRIFYIAVPGLHQDWRPVMWAIAILTMVVGTVTAVTQNDVKRMLAYSAVAHTGFILTGVIAQNEAGVSSTLFYLFAYGFSTVGAFAVVGLVRTPDGEEDTALARWAGLGRRYPVVGIVFSLFLLAFAGIPLTSGFVSKFAVFKAAGEGGAIPLVVIGVIASAVAAYFYVRVIVLMFFTDPPDDAPIVVVPSMLSTAVVTVTAAVTFALGALPQPLLDLANTANQFLP; this is translated from the coding sequence ATGAACGTCCCCACCCCCACCGTCGAATACGGCCTGCTGTCACCCATGCTGATCGTGCTCGGGGTGGCCGTGCTCGGAGTTCTTGTCGAGGCGTTCCTGCCCCGCCAGCGGCGCTACGCCGCGCAGTTGGTGCTCAGCCTCGGCGGACTGGCCGCCGCGTTCGTCGCGGTCGTCGGGCTCGCGCGCGATCTGGGCGGCGGCGTCGGACGCACGGCCGTGATGGGTGCCATCGCGGTCGACGCGCCGACCCTGTTCCTTCAGGCCACCATCCTGCTCGTCGGTGTGCTGGGCATCCTGCTGATCGCCGAACGGCGACGCCCCGCATCCGCGGACGACGAGATCGGCCCCGGCCTTGATGCGTTCACCCCGCAGGCGTCGGCGGTGGCGGGCAGCGTCGTGGAGAAACTGGCCACCAAGGCAGGTGTCATCCAGACCGAGGTGTTCCCGCTGACCATGTTCGCCATCGGCGGCATGCTGTTGTTCCCCGCCTCCGACGATCTGCTCACCATGTTCATCTCGCTCGAGGTGCTCTCGCTGCCGCTGTATCTGCTCTGCGGCCTGGCCCGCAGGCGGCGACTGCTCTCGCAGGAAGCCTCGGTGAAATACTTTCTGCTTGGCGCGTTTTCATCGGCGTTCTTCCTGTATGGCGCCGCGATGTTGTACGGCTACGCAGGCACACTGAACCTCGGTGGCATCGCCGATGCGGTGACGGCGGGCACGGGTAAGACGTCGCTGGCGCTGCTCGGCACCGGGTTGCTGCTCGTCGGTGTGCTGTTCAAGGTCGGCGCCGTGCCGTTCCATTCGTGGATTCCGGATGTGTACCAGGGTGCTCCGACGCCGGTGACCGCGTTCATGGCGGCGGCGACGAAGATCGCGGCGTTCGGCGCGATGCTGCGCATCTTCTACATCGCGGTGCCCGGTCTGCACCAGGACTGGCGACCGGTGATGTGGGCGATCGCCATTCTCACGATGGTGGTCGGCACGGTGACAGCGGTGACGCAGAACGACGTCAAGCGCATGTTGGCGTATTCGGCTGTGGCGCATACCGGTTTCATCCTGACCGGTGTCATCGCCCAGAACGAGGCAGGCGTGTCGTCGACGCTGTTCTATCTGTTCGCCTACGGGTTCAGCACCGTCGGCGCGTTCGCGGTGGTCGGTTTGGTGCGCACCCCCGACGGCGAGGAGGACACCGCGTTGGCGCGGTGGGCCGGCCTCGGCCGCCGGTATCCCGTTGTCGGCATAGTGTTTTCGCTGTTCCTGCTGGCGTTCGCCGGCATCCCGCTGACAAGCGGCTTCGTCAGCAAGTTCGCGGTGTTCAAGGCCGCAGGCGAAGGCGGTGCGATCCCGCTCGTCGTGATCGGCGTCATCGCCAGCGCCGTGGCCGCGTACTTCTACGTTCGGGTCATCGTGCTGATGTTCTTCACCGACCCGCCCGACGACGCGCCAATAGTGGTGGTGCCCAGCATGTTGAGCACGGCGGTCGTCACCGTCACCGCGGCCGTCACCTTCGCCCTCGGTGCCTTGCCTCAGCCGCTGTTGGACCTGGCCAATACCGCCAACCAGTTCCTGCCGTAA